Proteins from a genomic interval of Siniperca chuatsi isolate FFG_IHB_CAS linkage group LG10, ASM2008510v1, whole genome shotgun sequence:
- the LOC122882386 gene encoding MFS-type transporter clz9-like, with protein sequence MDRYNFPPHMMYNMDETGMTTVQTPKQIVTEKGKKQVGSVTSAERGELVTVACAVNATGNAIPPMFIFPRVRFKESFMNGSPAGSIGHATKSGWMNEEVFTTFLEHFIRHTNCSIDHPVLLILDNHKSHISLKAVTTAKENGVVMLTLPPHTDCNHWTKQSMDH encoded by the exons ATGGACAG GTATAACTTCCCTCCACACATGATGTACAACATGGACGAAACTGGTATGACTACAGTGCAGACACCCAAGCAGATTGTCacagagaaagggaagaaaCAAGTGGGTTCAGTTACATCAGCTGAAAGAGGAGAGCTCGTCACTGTGGCCTGTGCAGTAAATGCCACTGGAAATGCAATCCCACCCATGTTTATTTTCCCTCGTGTTCGTTTCAAAGAATCCTTCATGAATGGATCACCTGCAGGGTCTATAGGTCATGCTACAAAGtctggatggatgaatgaagaAGTCTTCACCACCTTCCTGGAGCACTTCATCCGACACACCAACTGCTCCATCGATCATCCAGTCCTGCTCATTCTGGACAACCATAAATCTCACATCTCACTGAAGGCAGTGACAACTGCTAAAGAAAATGGTGTCGTTATGCTCACCCTGCCACCTCACACCGATTGCAACCATTGGACAAAACAGTCTATGGACCACTGA